A single region of the Granulicella aggregans genome encodes:
- a CDS encoding ATP-binding protein: protein MVISIPAPTAVVLLILLLIIGILVGVIVQTRRKSSELRVQLDAARQRQQEDERELTQRSALDTLKDEFVSTVSHELRTPLTSIRGALGLLSSGVFGNLDVKSQNLLRIALTNTDRLIRLINDLLDLERMDSGAAVLQMRRCSLPELVNQAMETMSALADAGQVKLLVAPGAKVLMPNVFFDADPDRILQVLTNLFSNAIKFAPAFSSVTLEVETPPDELVFRVVDQGRGIPEDQLESIFERFKQVDHPDARAIGGTGLGLAICRSIIQQHGGSIWAQRNVVKGASICIRLPRHQRTYDASLVGGYTPAAKEASAVPVTPRPESTLDTPILICDDNKAKRTKIVTQLRARGHCVLEAGSSEEAIEIAKNRPAQSPVRAILLDLQMSDMKRWEILKLLTRNGTTANIPVVCLSMGVETDDATPSRPGPSASPLSEDYLFAELSNALLSDRGPGRVLLVEDDLDLANVVLGGFAKTNVLVEHAATLYRAKVLCRERRPDLLILDLTLPDGDGFSLVEWLRSLPELASLPLIVYSGRELEEGDQSKLRLGPTKFLTKARVQSRDLEQLVLTMVPQGRGTNKSDPDREGQQRSAGLPIT, encoded by the coding sequence ATGGTGATTTCGATACCGGCACCCACCGCAGTTGTACTTCTGATACTGCTCCTGATCATCGGTATCCTTGTTGGCGTGATCGTCCAGACGCGACGCAAGTCGTCTGAACTGCGCGTCCAGCTTGATGCTGCGCGTCAGCGGCAACAGGAAGACGAGCGCGAACTGACCCAGCGTTCCGCGCTTGACACGCTCAAAGACGAGTTCGTCTCGACCGTCTCCCATGAACTGCGCACCCCACTGACCAGTATCCGGGGAGCTCTCGGACTGTTGTCGTCTGGTGTCTTTGGTAACCTGGACGTCAAATCGCAAAATCTTCTTCGCATCGCGCTCACCAACACCGATCGCCTGATCCGGCTGATAAATGACCTGCTCGACCTTGAACGGATGGACTCCGGCGCAGCAGTCTTACAGATGCGCCGCTGTTCCCTGCCGGAGCTGGTCAACCAGGCGATGGAGACGATGTCCGCGCTCGCCGACGCCGGTCAGGTCAAGCTGCTCGTGGCTCCCGGCGCGAAGGTCCTGATGCCGAACGTCTTCTTCGACGCGGACCCCGACCGCATCCTTCAGGTGCTGACCAACCTCTTCTCCAACGCGATCAAGTTCGCTCCCGCTTTCTCCAGTGTCACCCTGGAGGTAGAAACTCCTCCTGATGAACTGGTCTTCCGCGTGGTCGACCAGGGCCGGGGCATCCCCGAGGACCAACTCGAATCCATCTTCGAACGCTTCAAGCAGGTCGACCATCCCGACGCCCGCGCGATCGGTGGCACCGGACTCGGCCTCGCCATCTGCCGCAGCATCATTCAACAACACGGGGGAAGCATCTGGGCACAACGGAATGTCGTGAAGGGCGCGTCCATCTGCATCCGCCTCCCACGCCACCAGAGGACCTACGATGCATCGCTCGTCGGCGGCTACACGCCGGCGGCGAAAGAGGCCTCGGCAGTCCCGGTCACCCCACGTCCGGAGTCCACGCTCGACACACCCATCCTGATCTGCGACGACAACAAAGCCAAGCGCACGAAGATCGTCACCCAACTCCGCGCACGCGGCCACTGCGTGCTGGAGGCAGGGTCGTCCGAGGAAGCCATCGAGATCGCCAAGAACCGGCCCGCGCAAAGTCCTGTCCGGGCCATCCTGCTCGATCTGCAGATGTCCGACATGAAGCGCTGGGAGATCCTGAAGCTGCTGACGAGGAATGGAACGACCGCCAACATCCCGGTCGTCTGCCTCAGCATGGGAGTTGAAACGGATGATGCCACCCCATCGCGGCCTGGCCCCTCGGCTTCTCCGCTATCGGAAGACTATCTCTTCGCCGAACTCAGCAACGCGTTACTCTCAGATCGCGGCCCAGGCCGTGTCCTCCTCGTCGAAGACGACTTGGATCTGGCAAACGTAGTCCTGGGCGGCTTCGCAAAGACGAACGTGCTGGTCGAACACGCTGCGACGCTCTACCGCGCCAAGGTGCTGTGCCGCGAACGCAGGCCCGACCTCCTGATCCTCGACCTGACCTTGCCCGACGGCGACGGCTTTTCGCTGGTGGAATGGCTTCGCAGCCTTCCCGAACTCGCCTCACTCCCTTTGATCGTCTACTCGGGCCGCGAGCTTGAGGAGGGCGATCAGTCCAAGCTCCGCCTGGGACCGACGAAGTTCCTCACCAAGGCAAGAGTACAGTCGCGAGATCTCGAGCAGCTCGTTCTCACCATGGTCCCGCAGGGTCGTGGCACGAACAAATCCGATCCGGATCGCGAAGGCCAGCAACGATCCGCGGGACTTCCTATCACTTGA
- a CDS encoding Hpt domain-containing protein, giving the protein MADSGASSQLPEKTRALLQSLWERNLPIIHARLNLLDEAANAEPLPDKLRIDAMNVAHKLAGSLGMFGFADGTRLARQLELALDVPAPDSAYVALLSRQLREELFPSSSPTAP; this is encoded by the coding sequence ATGGCGGATAGTGGGGCGTCAAGTCAACTTCCTGAGAAGACGCGGGCCCTGCTGCAGAGTCTCTGGGAGCGCAACCTCCCCATCATCCATGCGCGTCTGAACCTGCTGGACGAAGCAGCCAATGCTGAGCCGCTTCCCGATAAGCTCCGCATCGACGCCATGAATGTGGCCCACAAGCTTGCCGGCTCGCTGGGCATGTTTGGCTTTGCCGACGGCACGCGCCTGGCTCGCCAGCTTGAACTCGCTCTCGATGTCCCTGCACCGGACTCAGCCTACGTCGCTCTGCTCAGCCGCCAGCTCCGGGAAGAACTCTTCCCCTCGTCCTCACCCACAGCTCCCTGA
- a CDS encoding 1,9-bis(guanidino)-5-aza-nonane synthase has translation MTTKKELLSRPIVHLDIKQHNVVSLVDAMADMAFSSRDVHRASSIYDMMLRDTECGVILCIAGSMVSAGMKQIFIDLIRNNMVDAIVSTGANIVDQDFFEALGFKHYIAEDQYKYGNEDATLRELAIDRIYDTFIDEDELRICDDTIEQITNSLETRPYSSREFLREMGAWLEKKGHTLAAGGVDSIVHAAYEKNVPIFIPAFSDCSAGFGLVAHQHARQGQPVVSIDSAKDFYELTKLKIENPSTGLLMVCGGVPKNFAQDIVVAAEILGSDAPMHKYAIQITVADSRDGALSGSTLKEASSWGKVDLTYEQMVYSEATLALPLITGYAYHKQAHAARTGKNWAAILDKVAEPVTA, from the coding sequence ATGACAACGAAAAAAGAACTCCTTAGCCGCCCCATCGTTCACCTTGACATCAAGCAGCACAACGTCGTCTCGCTGGTCGACGCGATGGCCGATATGGCCTTCAGCTCCCGCGACGTACACCGTGCTTCCTCTATCTACGACATGATGCTTCGCGACACAGAATGCGGCGTCATCCTCTGTATCGCGGGCTCCATGGTGTCGGCGGGCATGAAGCAGATCTTCATCGACCTGATCCGCAACAACATGGTGGACGCGATCGTCTCGACCGGCGCGAACATCGTCGACCAGGACTTCTTCGAAGCGCTCGGCTTCAAGCACTACATCGCCGAAGACCAGTACAAGTACGGCAACGAAGACGCCACCCTGCGCGAACTCGCCATCGACCGCATCTACGACACCTTCATCGATGAAGACGAACTCCGCATCTGCGACGACACCATCGAGCAGATCACCAACTCGCTTGAGACGCGCCCCTACAGTTCGCGCGAGTTCCTCCGCGAGATGGGCGCATGGCTCGAGAAGAAGGGGCACACTCTGGCCGCCGGCGGCGTCGACTCCATCGTTCACGCAGCCTACGAGAAGAACGTGCCCATCTTCATCCCCGCGTTCTCGGACTGCTCGGCCGGCTTCGGCCTCGTCGCTCACCAGCACGCCCGCCAGGGCCAGCCGGTGGTCTCGATCGACTCTGCCAAGGACTTCTACGAGCTGACCAAGCTGAAGATTGAGAATCCCTCCACCGGTCTGCTCATGGTCTGCGGCGGTGTTCCCAAGAACTTCGCCCAGGACATCGTCGTCGCCGCCGAGATCCTCGGCTCCGACGCCCCGATGCACAAGTACGCGATCCAGATCACCGTCGCCGACTCCCGCGACGGCGCTCTGTCGGGTTCCACCCTCAAGGAAGCCAGCAGCTGGGGCAAGGTCGACCTCACTTACGAGCAGATGGTCTACTCCGAGGCCACCCTCGCGCTTCCTCTGATCACCGGCTACGCGTACCACAAACAGGCGCACGCAGCCCGCACCGGCAAGAACTGGGCCGCCATCCTGGACAAGGTCGCTGAACCCGTAACCGCGTAG
- a CDS encoding response regulator encodes MRHILIIDDEDDIREVASLSLEAVAGWKVSTANSASQGIAVAPGLQPDAILMDVMMPGMDGPTAFRAMQAVASIAHIPVILLTAKVQAQDQRRFADLGVAAVLFKPFDPLQLATQISKALGWPD; translated from the coding sequence GTGCGACACATTCTGATCATTGACGATGAAGACGATATACGCGAAGTAGCTTCTCTCTCGCTGGAGGCAGTCGCCGGGTGGAAGGTCTCGACAGCGAACTCAGCCTCACAGGGTATCGCCGTAGCTCCGGGGCTTCAACCGGACGCCATCCTGATGGATGTGATGATGCCCGGCATGGACGGCCCTACCGCCTTTCGCGCCATGCAGGCGGTTGCCAGCATAGCCCACATTCCCGTCATTCTCCTGACCGCAAAGGTTCAGGCCCAGGATCAGAGGCGCTTCGCCGATCTCGGTGTCGCCGCCGTCTTATTCAAGCCCTTCGACCCGCTTCAGCTCGCCACGCAAATATCCAAAGCTCTCGGATGGCCCGACTAG